tcctcctcctcctcctcttcttcttcttcttcttcttccctcttctTTTCGTTTCATTCTCCCTTCATCTTTGACTTCTCTTCGCCGACTCCCAGTAGAATTGGTGACGATTAAGAAGGCGGCTAGAGGAGTCAGCTGTAACATTAGGGAATGGAGAAAGATAAAAAAGTAACACTGTTGTCttcgtgttttaattttttgttttaaatttatttttaattttttattttaaatatttattttgaaattattaaaaatgcgttctttttatttgtaatgttttccgcattttaaaaattttgagtgtatttgtgatgaaaacaattaaaacgactttttattgtttcgagttttctttatatatattttttattttcaaaaatatgtttttgaaaatatgaaagaaaacatattttcattatttaaaaaaattaaaaatttaaaaaaataaaaataacaaagagaacaaagcctaaattatatacaaaattgaaaataaacacAATGCTGTAAAATAACACATTAagcctttattttttaaaactaccCAACCTAACAACATAATAACAAAAGTAACTCAACTTGAACAACAAAAACATCATGGTTAAGCAAGGTCACAAGCAACAAAGCTTCAAAGCCATAACATAAGCTAAaacctagataattaagaacTAACAAGAACTAGAGTTACATGAACCGCAAAACAACCTAAACCTGGCAACTAGGTCTCAAGCCTCAAAATCAATTCATCCTATGCAAAACAAGTTTAATCTTTAAGAATCCacaaaatagagacaaaattgaccgattaaatatctaaaaaagaGGTTGAGAAGATGCTACTCGGAGTTCTTTCCCTAGATCCTATGGATGAGGAATCAagggaaaatccatagctaATCTTGCATAAGGCCAAAGAAAGATTAGTAAATAATTAAGGATTTTGAAGTAGTTACTAGAAAGACACAACTAATCAGCCTTACATTAAGACAATATTGGATATACGAGCAAAACAAGCCAGAACAAGGGCTTTGGAGCTTAGGGTTTGAGAGAAAGGGTATTTGGGAATAGAATGGctcaagaaaaatagaaaatgtgaaaaagggaaaagatcataagccaaggaaaagggaagGGAAAAACAAGCAAACAAGATGTAAAAATGGTGAATTAGAGGTGATGGCCAATTGAAACTCAACTAACCAATCGAAAAATGATGGTGATATTGGTCGAAAATTAGGTGTCGGTAAAATCAACTGAAACCAATGATAGCGAAAAAGTATACTCTCCCGTAATCCTAAAGAGAAAAACTTTGGCTtttaagatttttcatttttttaacttaCAAGTGGCTTCTCAAAGTAACTTGTGCTAGTGGTTTAATTGAGTTCTTGTTAGTATCTAGTCCCTGTAGTAATATTTATCACAAAGACGAGGAGTGGAGTTTTTGGCAGCTTCACATGGGActctctgtctgtctgtctctctctctctctcatatctACAGTGCTTCTTCTCACTTTTGGGGCCCCCAATTAATTGATTAAGAAGGGGGGGAAGAGGGGACATGGGAGGCccccatatatatcttttggaGGTTCATCACCCAAACACCTGCATGTTCTCTTAAACAACTTCCTTCACCTCCTTCATAGCCCTGCATTTAATGCACCCTTTTCCCTTTGCATTACAAATACTTGGGATGGAACCCTAGCACTTCAAACTTCACACTGAAACCCTAGATCATCATCACTACTCTCATTATGTCTTCTCTTGTGGTCCTTCTATGCCTTACCTCTTTGCATGCTTGCAGTGCCATTAAGGTCAGAATATATAGGTCTTCTCttctttatgttttcttttcttttttcaatctATGTTTCTGAAATAGTTTGCCAAACCATATTATTCTTACAGAATTTAATTTCCATCTAAATTATCCACCTGTGAAAGTTTTTCAAGGAATTAGTGACTAATGCAAGTACAGGGTTCGGTTCATCAGGAAGTGGAGAAAGAAAAGTTTCAAAAGACTTGGATTCCACCAAGTGCCAGCAGCCCTTGTTTATTAGAGAAAATGCAGAAACAGGAAAAactaaatggaaaagaaatccACAAGAGCTGGGATGATGCAAAGTACAGAAAGCATATAGAAACAAAGGCTCCCCAGAAAGCACAGCAAGACGAGAAAGGTCTGCCGAAATTGAAACTCAACTATACGTAGTACGGGTTTCTTTCTTTGTGCATGCATCACAAGATATCAGAAGATTCTCTTTGTACATATATACCatgcaataatatatatatatacggaaaatatattaatttttatacaaaatatatcaaCATAATATTGTAGTAATAAACAGTACACTTAATTATTGCAATCATAACCTAATATATATAGCTGTATATTCTATACAAACTCCTCGGAATTGGAATAAATTCTAACACATTATTAACCTGGTAACCTTATAATTGTCTTGTTTATTTGGCTCTTGGACAGTAAAATAACCACCTTGAAAATTATCATCTACTAATTAACTTGAAGTTTTACATCTCTTTATCTCTGTTTCAACCACTATTGTATATTGCTAAAATCTTCTTAATTTGGATGATATCTAGGAAGTACGGCTGCCCACACACTCAAATATCTTATAATATCGTCTTAAACATATTGATGTTTCTATCAAATATGTGTGTGTTGATCTTTTTCCTATGGTTGAGTATATATGTCACTAATTATAATACTTGCAAAACTTTCAGGGAATGAGATGATACCATCATCTTCTCGGGAGTCTCTGCGAATGGCACCAAAAACGGAGGTAATAATTcagtttatttttgtattttttgctTCATGCAAGTacagaaacaaccaaaaggctCACAAAATAGCCAGAATTTTGTCATCAACAATACCAAATATATGCAATTAGCTAGAGAATTATCCTTGGGTGACTCAGGTGATTACTAATATCTCATGATAAGGAAGAAGTTAATAGTTTTGAATCTTTTCACTTTTCTTGGTTCACATTTacagttatttttttatgtacaaaaacaaaatagctagaaaattcatatatataatttatgcatAGAAATGAGACAGTGATATATAGTCCTACATGTGGTCCGACTTGatgaaattaccaaaatgccatTGCTTTTAATTATCATACGTAATTCCTATCAGTTGTTTTCCAtgaataacataaaataaaggAATAGTGTTTTGAGAATTCTACCAAGTCGGCCTATCAATATCAGATTAGCTAAGAGGGCCAAATAGTCATCTCGTTTGTAAACCTGATGTTTTTTCTTGAATACATATAGCATTTTCCTTATTACTACTACGGAGCTAATTAAGGGAATGGAGATTGAGAAACACTCATTCGCCCATCACCGTCAACAAGCAACAAGCTCTTACAAAGGATGCCATTGCTTTTCCATTGTTGACAGCTTGACATGCACAAAAATAGATAATTCGAGTTTGAAAAATTGGTGTCAAAGGTgcagatatatataaaattactcATTTATGATCATAAAATCATTGATTTGAATAGTTGATCTGTAGAGACAAGTCTTAAAAAGGAAATTTACATACAAATACGTAAAACAGAAAGTcttgtgcatttattttccCGAAGTTTGCCTTACCACGTACCCAGTTTTTAGAAGAGCAAAACATGTTTTCGCTGGTTCCCGGAATTGCCACACTGTGATTAGCAAAGAAAAATGGCCACACCatgaaataaaattcataagaaGACAACATTGTTTTAAAaactttcattattttttattctgaaaatatataacaaaaacaCATACCGTCTTGAATTAAATGCACCATAAAGAttatcacataaaatgcaaAATGCTGCTCACCGGCAACTCGATGATGATAGTGTCGACAGATCTCAAATCGATTCTTTGTGCATGCAGGAATGGAAGAGGCAATCACGACGGATGCTGCGACCTACGACGTCACATAGGGATGATTTCAAGGAAACAATGGATTCCAAGGAAGACGCTGCTCTGGAAGAAGATATAGTTGTCATGGACTATGCCCAACCCCATAAAAAACCTCCTATTCATAATTAACAAACAACCCTATATGTTATGCATGCCTCAATCCCCCTTCACATCCACTCTTCTTTCTCGTTTTTACtttctttgtttctcttttgtGGGTCTAAGTAAAAACATCCTCGTCACAGGCATGAAGTCATGGAGTAGAAAGAACTCGTGTCCCTTGATATAAATACTTCTTATGTATCCAAAAAAAAAGTTGTATACCATAAGCTTTGATAAATATAAaggcgatatatatatatatatatgacatataAAAAATCTTTGCATTATTTATATAACGTTTGTTACCATAAATAGCAAAAGGATGGCGGTTGACGGTGTTTGTCTCCAGTGCGcatgttttctcttttcttttctttccttaaaaAACGAATGTGATTGTGAATAAAGAAACATAATTGGAATCTGTCTTCTTAAATGAGCTGCAGGTATCTGTTAGTTTATGGCACTTCACAGTTTGTTTGGTTCCGACTGCTACGCTTTCGGCTTCCCCACCGGTTCCCTTGCGCTATTAACTTTTATGGTCTGCTCCCTTAACAGCTTTGATATAGACATCTAGAAAACTATTTTTATTAGTGTATATACCTTTCatgaaaaatacataaaatacaaataatttttaagttaacaTGTAATCTTGTTATAACCATTTGCATTAATGGTACTTTGTGGATTTTTGCCAAATTTCACATAAGTTTCTAGTAGGAACCTTAGGCCATCTTCAATGCGGGCGCCATATCCTCGCTAAGTCAAAATTTGAGGAGgaaatcactaaaaatcatcTCCAACGGGTCTCCCTATCTAGTGATTTTCTCCCCAAATTTTTATGAAAGTTCAAAAAACTCCTTGCAGTTGAGGAGTGAAAATTTGCTTCTTATATTTCTCCAATGGCTTTCTACTgcatttgaaatttgaagaagacTCCAACGGCTCTCAGCTACACCTGAAAGTTGAAGAAGACACTGGCGACTAGCAGCAACGGCGGTCGAGACGAGGAGTAGCGACAGTTGCGATAGAGAAGAAGGGGCACCGGGGACCAGATCTAGCTACCAGGGACAGAAAAGAACCAGATCCGTTACTGGAGAAGAATCAGATCCGACTACCAGCAAGGATGGTGGCGACTCTAGCAGCAGTGGCGACGACGACTACTCCCTCCTCCAGCATCCAACGACTCCTTTCTTTAAACTAGGTTTGTGATTTATATGGACCAGATCaatttgtgtatgtgtatatttgaACGAGGATCAGAAATTGTTTTAGAATTTCTAtagaattatttgaaaaatctttttgtgtttttatttatttatttgtgtatttaattattaattatgtatgtatatatttaattattttatgtatttaattaattattaattttatttatatgtgtatatgattattttgtatcttaagttattaatttgcatattttattattaattttgtgtatgtgttaaaattataaataaaataaaataattaaaattaaaatttataaaaataaataaatgaaataagaagTAAAATAAAACGTGAGTTAAAATACACagttttcaagataagttaaaaatagagattaatttatttataatattgtaGAGAATAAGATAGGGAGGCGGATTAGAGATggattcatttatttataatactGTAAATAGTGAGATAGGAAGGTGGATTCGAGAAGGCTTAAGAGTCATTTCCTATATTAACAGAATACGCCGTCTACTTGTTCACTCTTCTCTCCCAGCCTCTTTTTTCTCCATCTCTAATTTCGAAGGCAGAGGCATGGTCTAATTTTCCGATGTACTCAAATTGATGATTCCCTGCTCAACATTTCTATTATTTAACCCCATAAACAGTTAACAATCCATCAAATTCATTTTCATAGTatgaatcacatttttcataaaaagaacTATTACCAATTACAAATGTTCCATTTCCCCCTTGAGATGGAAGACAATTAGGCAACCAAACTGCTCTTAAGAGTTTAAGAACAACTCAATTTGGACCCCAAGAGGAGAAAAGGGTCCATGATTATGGCAATTGTTGGCATCATCATGTAGGCAAACTCTCAAACAACTATCGAATCAAA
The Diospyros lotus cultivar Yz01 chromosome 12, ASM1463336v1, whole genome shotgun sequence DNA segment above includes these coding regions:
- the LOC127787276 gene encoding uncharacterized protein LOC127787276 isoform X2 produces the protein MSSLVVLLCLTSLHACSAIKEVEKEKFQKTWIPPSASSPCLLEKMQKQEKLNGKEIHKSWDDAKYRKHIETKAPQKAQQDEKGNEMIPSSSRESLRMAPKTEEWKRQSRRMLRPTTSHRDDFKETMDSKEDAALEEDIVVMDYAQPHKKPPIHN
- the LOC127787276 gene encoding uncharacterized protein LOC127787276 isoform X1, giving the protein MSSLVVLLCLTSLHACSAIKGSVHQEVEKEKFQKTWIPPSASSPCLLEKMQKQEKLNGKEIHKSWDDAKYRKHIETKAPQKAQQDEKGNEMIPSSSRESLRMAPKTEEWKRQSRRMLRPTTSHRDDFKETMDSKEDAALEEDIVVMDYAQPHKKPPIHN